A section of the Agromyces aurantiacus genome encodes:
- a CDS encoding DUF3710 domain-containing protein produces the protein MSDIENIDDQPVDHPKSAPADRAANGPLDESEANPVRPYVDLGGVKVLPREGLHLRLEVEEGTKRVVAVGLDYANSTLQVQPFAAPRSSGLWHEIRDQIADQIARQGGTTTVREGSFGPELLAQIPVTTAEGQTGQVRLARFIGVDGPRWFLRGVIAGEAATDPAAAAKVEDLFRSIVVVRGSTPMPPRDLIPLRMPAPAPGAPTA, from the coding sequence GTGAGCGACATCGAGAACATCGACGACCAGCCGGTCGACCACCCCAAGTCGGCACCGGCCGACCGGGCCGCCAACGGCCCGCTGGACGAGTCCGAGGCGAACCCGGTCCGGCCCTACGTCGACCTCGGCGGCGTGAAGGTGCTGCCCCGCGAGGGCCTCCACCTGCGGCTCGAGGTCGAGGAGGGCACGAAGCGGGTCGTGGCCGTCGGGCTCGATTACGCGAACTCCACGCTGCAGGTGCAGCCCTTCGCCGCGCCGCGGTCGAGCGGCCTGTGGCATGAGATCCGCGACCAGATCGCCGACCAGATCGCGCGCCAGGGCGGCACGACGACCGTGCGCGAGGGTTCCTTCGGTCCCGAGCTGCTCGCTCAGATCCCGGTGACGACGGCCGAGGGGCAGACCGGGCAGGTGCGCCTCGCGCGCTTCATCGGGGTCGACGGGCCGCGCTGGTTCCTGCGCGGCGTGATCGCGGGCGAGGCGGCGACCGATCCGGCGGCCGCGGCCAAGGTCGAGGACCTCTTCCGCTCGATCGTCGTCGTCCGTGGCAGCACGCCGATGCCGCCGCGCGACCTCATCCCGCTGCGGATGCCGGCCCCGGCGCCCGGCGCTCCGACCGCGTGA
- a CDS encoding DUF3159 domain-containing protein, protein MSDDRPEARDEPVDPGEPREPEAVDEVGRSLAAAAERSGLGRIARDETLTPADLVGALGGIRGLAEAILPGLVFLIVYTFTRELVWALAASVGLAIVFTIARLATRSQPTQAIAGLVGVAASAALSLWTGRAEDNYVIGFYTNAAYAIALLVSLLVRWPLVGLVVGFLMGDGTAWRGRKRTYRAMQFLTLVWFGMFVARLVVQLPFYFAGNVEALGATRLLMGVPLYALLLVFSWLVVRAVYPSKTPAAE, encoded by the coding sequence GTGAGCGACGACCGCCCGGAGGCGCGCGACGAGCCGGTCGATCCCGGCGAGCCGCGCGAGCCCGAGGCCGTCGACGAGGTCGGGCGCTCGCTCGCTGCGGCGGCCGAGCGCTCGGGCCTCGGCCGCATCGCGCGCGACGAGACCCTCACGCCCGCCGACCTCGTGGGCGCACTGGGCGGCATCCGGGGGCTCGCGGAGGCCATCCTGCCCGGCCTCGTGTTCCTCATCGTCTACACCTTCACGCGCGAGCTCGTCTGGGCGCTCGCGGCCTCGGTGGGCCTGGCGATCGTCTTCACGATCGCGCGCCTGGCCACCCGCAGCCAGCCGACGCAGGCGATCGCCGGACTCGTGGGCGTCGCGGCATCCGCGGCCCTCTCGCTCTGGACCGGCCGCGCCGAGGACAACTACGTCATCGGGTTCTACACGAACGCGGCGTACGCGATCGCGCTCCTGGTGTCGCTGCTCGTGCGCTGGCCCCTCGTCGGGCTCGTCGTCGGGTTCCTGATGGGGGATGGCACGGCCTGGCGCGGGCGCAAGCGCACCTATCGGGCGATGCAGTTCCTCACGCTCGTCTGGTTCGGGATGTTCGTCGCCCGGCTCGTGGTGCAGCTGCCCTTCTACTTCGCCGGCAACGTCGAGGCGCTGGGCGCCACGCGCCTGCTCATGGGCGTGCCGCTGTACGCGCTCCTGCTCGTGTTCTCGTGGCTCGTCGTCCGCGCCGTGTACCCGTCGAAGACTCCCGCCGCCGAGTGA